The Bacteroidia bacterium sequence AGATTAGGTTTGGATTTACTAGAGCAATGGCGGAAAAAGAAGGGAAGAAAGCCATTGATTTTGCGCGGTGCAAGGCAAGTAGGTAAATCTACGTTGGTTAAAGCATTTGGATCCAATTTCAAACAGTTTATACTGCTTAATCTCGAGCAATCAAAAGATAGGCAACTGTTTTCGGATGATATGGATGTATCCGTTCTTTTGCAACGAATTTCAATTCGAGAAAATTTAAACCCTGATTGGGAAAATACGCTTTTGTTTATCGATGAAATTCAAGAGCTTCCTAAAGCAATTCAGATGCTTAGGTATTTTTATGAAAACTATCCGGAATTGTCTGTTATAGCGGCAGGTTCATTACTTGAATTTGCACTTTCCGAAGTGAAGAGTTTTCCGGTTGGACGTGTCGAATTTCAATACCTTCATCCTTTGTGCTTTGAAGAGTTTTTGCAAGCCAGAGGAAAAACCAAGGCATTAGAAGCCTACCGTACCATACCTGTTCCCGGATATGCATTAGATGAATTGAATGAACTCTTCAATGTGTTTTGTCTTTTAGGCGGAATGCCTGAAGCGGTGGCAAAGTATTGTGAGGACGGCTCATTTTTTCATGTTCAACCCATTTATGAAAGCATTTGGCAAACTTACCTAAGCGATATAGCTAAATACGCAAACAAGGAAACCGGTAGGCGGATGATCCAACATATTATGCAATCAGCTCCTGCTTATTATGATAAGCGCATTACTTTCCAAAATTTTGGACAATCGAACTACCGATCAAGAGAAATGGGCGAAGCGTTCAGACAGTTGAATGATGCTGGAATTATTCGCCTCCTTTATCCAACTACTGAATGCCAAATCCCGCTTACTCCAGATTATCGGAAAAGTCCCCGCTTGCAATTTTTAGATACCGGTTTACTTGTTTATCAGCTTGGTTTGCTGTCGGAGCTTATTGGCGTTTCCAATTTAAGCGACAGTGCCCGAGGCGCCCTTGTTCCCCATATTATTTTTCAGGAAAGAATGGCTTTACAAACCCACACAAACATAAATCCCCTATTTTGGGTGAGGGAGAAATCCCAATCCAGTGCAGAGATAGATCTGGTTTTGAAAATTGGGGCAAAAGCTATACCCGTTGAAATCAAATCAGGAAGCGTTGGTAAACTTCGGTCGCTTCACTCATTTATGGAGTTATCAAATGAAAACCTGGCTATTCGCCTTTATCAAGGTAAATCTATGCTTGACGAAGTAAAATTGCCTTCAGGCAAAACCTATACATTATTGAGTTTGCCCTATTTTTTAGCCGCCAAACTTGAAGATTACATCAAAAGTACTCTTCACGGAAAGGATTGGAAATTATGAATTGACCATATAATAAATAAAGCAGAAGGTATTTCAAACCAACTTCTTTTAGCATATTTAAACTGAAGAAATTAGGGCAAAGCAGTTTGTTTCCTTTTACAATCGTTCAAAAAGTAAATCCACAGAGCAATAACTTAACCTCCAACTATTGTTCCTTATCAGAGTGTAAGCGTAAGGGTACTAAATAGCAATGGAGATACGGGCGGGACAGTAATTTCTTTAAATCCATATAATTTAAAGCTGATTGAGAAAAGAAATGGATTAATTTTAGAAAGTGATGAAACCGACGGAACGACTGTTCATGAATAAATCAATGATTTCAATGTATAAAATAAGTGCCTTTTTTGGTATAACTATTCTTTTAATAGGGTGTTCTGGAAATGAAATTAAAAAGTAATTTTATTCTGATGGAAGTATAAAATTCCAACAGATTGCAAGCCTTTGTAGTTTTTGGGATAGTTAGGGGGACAGTTTTTAGGTTTAATCTGCCCTGGATTATAAACATTTGCACTCTATAAAGATAATTGGTTCCCCAATCTACTCATATCGCTTGTATTTTCCTACCTTATTCCTTTCCTTTATACATTCCCCTTGGAAAACTATTTGTTCATACCACCAAAAAAAACTAGGCTTGTTCAATTAATGCTGGAATTCGCCACAAAAAAACTCTACACCAGATCACTTTGTGTTGAATTTGAAAAAAACATTTTTGTATTTTTACAACAGTTGGTTCTTTGCCGGATTTTAATCCCATCTTAACCTACCATCTCCAAAACAATGAAACTACTTTATCTTATCCCTTTTCTTTTATTAGTTTCATGTTCCAAAGAATCATGTAAATGCAAGACAGAAATCATAGAAACCAATGGTGAGCTAATAGACTATTATCTATTAAGCCAAACTTCAGACACCCTCATACAACCCGGCTTTGTTGACCAAAATTCCCCAACAAGTTTATTGAATGAGCTAGAGAAATTTGCTAATTCAGACAGTTTATTAACTCATTATACCATTGTGCATTATAATTGGGGAAAAGCAAACTA is a genomic window containing:
- a CDS encoding AAA family ATPase, whose protein sequence is MGEIKRLGLDLLEQWRKKKGRKPLILRGARQVGKSTLVKAFGSNFKQFILLNLEQSKDRQLFSDDMDVSVLLQRISIRENLNPDWENTLLFIDEIQELPKAIQMLRYFYENYPELSVIAAGSLLEFALSEVKSFPVGRVEFQYLHPLCFEEFLQARGKTKALEAYRTIPVPGYALDELNELFNVFCLLGGMPEAVAKYCEDGSFFHVQPIYESIWQTYLSDIAKYANKETGRRMIQHIMQSAPAYYDKRITFQNFGQSNYRSREMGEAFRQLNDAGIIRLLYPTTECQIPLTPDYRKSPRLQFLDTGLLVYQLGLLSELIGVSNLSDSARGALVPHIIFQERMALQTHTNINPLFWVREKSQSSAEIDLVLKIGAKAIPVEIKSGSVGKLRSLHSFMELSNENLAIRLYQGKSMLDEVKLPSGKTYTLLSLPYFLAAKLEDYIKSTLHGKDWKL